In Kryptolebias marmoratus isolate JLee-2015 linkage group LG11, ASM164957v2, whole genome shotgun sequence, the following proteins share a genomic window:
- the ckap5 gene encoding cytoskeleton-associated protein 5 isoform X5, with protein MGDDSEWMKLPIDQKCEHKVWKARLNGYEEALKLFQRIQDEKSPEWGKFLGLIKKFVTESNAVAQLKGLEAALVFIENAHVAGKTAGEVVSGVVTKVFNQPKARAKELGADICLMYVEIEKAEVVQDELLKGLDNKNPKIVVACIETLRKALSEFGSKIVMLKLVVKVLPKQFESREKAVRDEAKLLAVEIYRWIRDALRPPLQNINSVQLKELEEEWTKLPSSPPKQSRFLRSQQDLKAKFEQQQAQGGEQSDGEDEEQAVAAVDPYDLLEPVEILSKMPKDFYEKIEAKKWQERKEALEAVEVLTKNPKLENGDYGDLVRALKKVVGKDANVMLVSMAAKCLAALASGLRKKFGSYAGQVVPTILEKFKEKKLQVVQALQEAIDAIFLTTTLQNLSEDILAVMDNKNPSIKQQASLFLARSFRHCTQATLPKSLLKPFCAALIKQVNDSAPEVRDAAFEALGTAMKVVGEKAVNLFLADLDKLKLDKIKECADKVELPGGRKGAAGGAAEKKPGAKAAPAAEPPSRSSAPPKKTQTAAASKPSSGPPKKGKAASSAGGKTKKTSDSKEVAETELSPEACEDLAAGVLPASCLQQLDSANWKERLASMEEFQRAVETMDKAVMPCQALVRMLAKKPGWKETNFQVMQMKLHIAALVAQRGQFSKTSASVVLDGLVDKIGDVKCGGNAKEALTAVGEACSLPWTAEQVVSMAFAQKNPKNQAETLNWLANAMKEFGFAGINVKGFINNVKTALGATNPAVRTAAITLLGVMHLYMGAPLRMFFEDEKPALLSQIDAEFEKMQGQSPPAPTRFTKKAAAEEEGDEGEEQDEDGGGGGGGGQDIMDLLPRTDISDKISSDLVSKIGDKNWKIRKEGLDETAAVISEAKFITANIGELPLALKGRLGDSNKILVQQTLSILQQLAAAMGPGLKQHVKALGFPIITVLGDSKPNLRTAAMVTLQAWVEQTGMKDWLEGEDLSEELKRENPFLRQEVFGWLSEKLPTLRTVPGDLMLCVPLLFTCLEDRNADVRKKAQDALPTFMMHLGYDKMIKATGKLKPASKDQVVAMLEKARAVMPAKPAVLAKSGGGKGSAEPSRAPSASRSAAASEDFSDSKSEPKKVRGGGGAAKKGPAGKKPGAKGQKDEEDKSGPIFILIPNAKEQRIKEEKQLKILKWNFITPRDEYVEQLKTQMSTCFAKWLQDELFHFDFQRHVKAIGVMMERLESESDATISCLDLILKWFTFRFFDTNTTVLMKVLEYLKLLFAMLNRENYHLTEYEANSFVPYLILKVGESKDVVRKDVRAILTMLCKVYPASKLFPFLMEGTKSKNSKQRAECLEELGCLIEGYGVNVCQPTPAKSLKEIAVHIGDRDTSVRNAALNTVVAVYNVCGDQVYKLIGNLSEKDMSMLEERIKRSAKKTHAAAPAKQNAAEKTQREHPTNPNATFLRKPAQEDPNKLNHSRQNAQHNEPSHPSIPKEFQLDLDMIERDQSRVSELPDLVQHKLDELLEPIMIPEPKIRSVSPHFDDLHNSTASTINFVISQVASGDISTSIQALAQIDEVLRQEDKADVMSGHIDQLLIATIMQLRLINSRYLAHDRVDKRDVIKLYSCIIGNMLSLFSVEPLAKEASVGVLKDLMHGLITLMLDSRVEDVEDGTQVIRSVNLLVIRVLEHSDQTNMISALLELLQDTLISTVVSSTFSELIMKCLWRMIRLLPETINSINLDRILLDVHNFMKVFPKEKLKQLKTDVPHRTLKTLLHTLCKLTGAKILDHLSMIENRNESELEPYLRRVVKQYGNLSGSKSDRGNEKGGLRTDDHMSKAKVSDVLSEIFKKIGSKENTKEGLMELYEYKQKYSDADLEPFLKNTSQFFQSYVERGLRMIESEREGKTRIQSSSVIPQHGVDSSLSSNNDELKPAVYYERLKILRQRQGLENTSRQQGVGGNEDEPPQRPAISSLLSSKPPVASSTDMLHSKLSQLKESRELYQQEHNAHANSPTHGRSAPANLDDLKKRLERIKSNRQ; from the exons ATGGGGGACGATAGTGAGTGGATGAAGCTTCCCATCGACCAGAAATGTGAACATAAG GTGTGGAAAGCCCGACTGAACGGCTATGAAGAAGCTCTGAAGTTGTTCCAGAGGATCCAGGATGAGAAGAGTCCTGAGTGGGGGAAGTTCCTGGGCCTGATAAAGAAGTTTGTCACTGAATCGAACGCTGTAGCTCAGCTCAAAGGCCTGGAAGCTGCTCTGGTCTTCATCGAGAACGCGCACGTGGCTGGGAA GACGGCGGGGGAGGTGGTGTCGGGCGTGGTCACCAAAGTGTTCAACCAGCCGAAGGCCCGAGCCAAAGAGCTGGGCGCGGACATCTGCCTGATGTACGTGGAGATCGAGAAGGCCGAGGTGGTCCAGGACGAGCTGCTGAAAGGACTCGACAACAAGAACCCGAAGATCGTGGTGGCGTGCATTGAGACGCTCAGGAAGGCCCTCAG CGAGTTTGGATCTAAAATAGTGATGTTGAAGCTGGTGGTGAAGGTTTTACCCAAACAGTTTGAGTCCAGAGAGAAGGCCGTGAGAGACGAAGCCAAGCTGCTCGCTGTGGAAATCTACAGATGGATCCGAGACGCTCTGAGACCTCCGCTGCAGAACATCAACTCTGTACAG CtcaaggagctggaggaggagtgGACGAAGCTGCCTTCATCGCCTCCAAAGCAGAGCAGGTTCCTGCGCTCCCAGCAGGACCTGAAGGCAAAGTTTGAGCAGCAGCAAGCACAAGGAGGAGAGCAGTCTGATG gAGAGGATGAGGAGCAAGCAGTGGCAGCTGTGGATCCGTATGATCTGCTGGAACCTGTGGAAATTCTGTCCAAGATGCCCAAAGACTTCTACGAGAAGATT gaagCGAAGAAGTGGCAGGAGAGAAAAGAAGCTCTTGAAGCTGTCGAGGTTCTGACCAAGAACCCCAAACTGGAGAACGGAGACTACGGAGACCTGGTCCGAGCCCTGAAGAAG GTCGTGGGGAAAGATGCCAACGTGATGCTGGTGTCGATGGCCGCCAAGTGCCTGGCCGCGCTGGCCTCGGGCCTCAGGAAGAAGTTTGGATCATACGCAGGACAG GTGGTTCCAACTATTTTAGAGAAGTTTAAGGAGAAGAAGCTTCAGGTGGTCCAGGCCCTGCAGGAGGCCATCGATGCCATTTTTCTTACT ACGACTCTCCAGAACCTCTCCGAGGACATCCTGGCTGTGATGGACAATAAGAACCCTTCCATTAAGCAGCAGGCCTCACTGTTTCTAGCCCGGTCCTTCAGACACTGCACCCAGGCCACGCTGCCAAAGAGCCTCCTGAAGCCTTTCTGTGCTGCGCTCATCAAGCAAGTGAACGACTCGGCCCCGGAGGTCCGAGACGCTGCGTTTGAAGCGCTGGGGACGGCCATGAAGGTGGTGGGAGAGAAGGCTGTGAACCTGTTTCTGGCTGATTTGGATAAACTCAAACTGGATAAG ATCAAGGAGTGTGCTGATAAAGTGGAGCTCCCTGGAGGAAGGAAaggtgctgcaggaggagcagcagaaaagaAACCTGGAGCTaaagctgctcctgctgctgaacCTCCGTCCAGATCTTCTGCTCCACCCAAGAAGACCCAAACTGCTGCAGCCAGCAAG cCGTCATCCGGTCCTCCGAAAAAAGGCAAAGCAGCGTCTTCAGCTGGagggaagacaaagaaaacctcCGACAGCAAAGAAGTCGCAGAGACCGAACTCTCC CCTGAGGCGTGCGAGGACCTGGCGGCGGGCgtacttcctgcttcctgtctgcagcagctggactcGGCCAACTGGAAGGAGAGACTGGCCAGTATGGAGGAGTTCCAGAGG GCTGTGGAGACGATGGATAAAGCTGTGATGCCCTGCCAGGCTTTAGTCCGGATGTTAGCCAAGAAACCAGGCTGGAAGGAGACAAACTTCCAG GTGATGCAGATGAAGCTTCACATCGCAGCTCTTGTTGCTCAGAGAGGACAGTTCTCGAAGACGTCGGCCTCGGTGGTTTTGGACGGTTTGGTGGATAAGATCGGAGACGTTAAATGTGGCGGGAACGCCAAAGAAGCTCTGACGGCGGTCGGAGAGGCGTGCTCGCTGCCGTGGACAGCAGAACAG GTCGTCTCCATGGCGTTCGCACAGAAGAACCCCAAGAACCAGGCAGAGACGCTCAACTGGCTGGCCAACGCCATGAAGGAGTTTGGATTCGCCGG CATCAATGTGAAAGGCTTCATCAACAACGTGAAGACGGCTCTGGGAGCAACAAACCCGGCCGTCCGAACCGCCGCCATCACCCTGCTGGGAGTCATGCACCTCTACATGGGAGCGCCGCTGCGCATGTTCTTTGAGGACGAGAAGCCGGCGCTCCTCTCTCAGATCGACGCCGAGTTTGAAAAG ATGCAGGGCCAGTCTCCTCCAGCTCCAACCAGATTCACCAAGAAGGcggcagcagaggaggagggagatgaAGGAGAGGAGCAGGatgaagatggaggaggaggaggaggaggagggcaggaCATCATGGACTTACTGCCCCGAACGGACATCAG tGATAAGATCTCGTCGGACCTGGTGTCTAAAATCGGGGACAAGAACTGGAAGATCAGGAAAGAGGGTCTGGATGAAACTGCTGCTGTCATCTCAGAGGCCAAATTCATCACAGCCAACATCGGAGAGCTTCCTCTGGCTTTGAAAGGACGACTGGGCGACTCCAATAAAATCCTG GTCCAGCAGACTCTCAGTATTCTGCAGCAGCTCGCTGCAGCCATGGGACCCGGACTCAAGCAACACGTCAAAGCTCTGGGGTTCCCCATCATCACCGTTCTGGGAGACAGCAAG CCCAACTTAAGGACGGCTGCCATGGTGACACTGCAGGCGTGGGTGGAGCAGACGGGGATGAAGGACTGGTTGGAGGGAGAAGATCTGtctgaggagctgaagaggGAGAACCCCTTCCTGAGACAGGAG GTGTTCGGCTGGCTGTCGGAGAAGCTGCCCACCCTGAGGACCGTCCCCGGGGATCTGATGCTGTGCGTCCCTCTGCTCTTCACCTGCCTGGAGGACAGAAACGCTGACGTGCGGAAGAAGGCTCAGGACGCCCTGCCCACCTTCATGATGCATCTGGGATACGACAAGATGATCAAAGCCACGGGCAAACTCAAG CCCGCCTCCAAGGATCAGGTGGTCGCCATGTTGGAAAAGGCCAGAGCAGTGATGCCAGCTAAACCTGCGGTGCTGGCCAaatcaggaggaggaaaaggttCTGCCGAGCCAAGCAGAGCTCCATCAG cctCCAGATCTGCAGCAGCCAGCGAGGATTTCAGTGACAGTAAATCTGAACCAAAGAAAgtccgaggaggaggaggagcggctaAGAAG GGGCCAGCTGGTAAGAAGCCTGGAGCTAAAGGCCAGAAGGATGAGGAGGATAAGTCTGGGCCCATCTTTATCCTCATCCCCAACGCCAAGGAGCAGAGGATcaaggaggagaagcagctgaag ATTCTGAAGTGGAACTTCATCACCCCTCGGGACGAATACGTGGAGCAGCTGAAAACCCAGATGTCCACCTGCTTTGCGAAGTGGCTGCAGGACGAGCTGTTTCACTTCGACTTCCAGAGACACGTGAAGGCCATCGGAGTCATGATGGAG CGGTTGGAGAGCGAGAGCGACGCCACCATCAGCTGTTTGGACCTGATCCTGAAGTGGTTCACCTTCCGGTTCTTCGACACCAACACCACGGTCCTGATGAAGGTTCTGGAGTACCTGAAGCTGCTCTTCGCCATGCTCAACAGGGAGAACTACCACCTGACGGAGTACGAAGCCAACTCCTTCGTCCCGTACCTCATACTGAAG GTTGGAGAATCGAAGGATGTTGTTCGTAAAGATGTCCGGGCCATCCTCACCATGCTGTGTAAAGTTTATCCTGCGTCCAAGCTCTTCCCTTTCCTCATGGAGGGAACCAAGTCCAAGAACTCCAAACAGAGAGCCG AGTGTCTGGAGGAATTGGGCTGTTTGATCGAAGGTTACGGCGTGAACGTCTGCCAGCCGACTCCCGCCAAATCTCTGAAGGAGATCGCCGTCCACATCGGGGACAGGGACACGTCTGTCCGCAACGCCGCCCTGAACACGGTGGTGGCCGTCTACAACGTCTGCGGGGACCAGGTCTACAAACTGATCGGAAAC CTGTCGGAGAAGGACATGAGCATGTTGGAGGAGAGAATCAAACGGTCGGCGAAGAAGACGCACGCGGCGGCGCCGGCCAAACAGAACGCCGCGGAGAAAACTCAGCGAGAACACCCGACAAACCCCAACGCCACCTTCCTCCGAAAGCCGGCGCAGGAAGACCCCAACAAGCTCAA CCATTCCCGTCAGAACGCTCAGCACAACGAGCCGTCCCACCCGTCCATCCCCAAGGAGTTCCAGTTGGACCTGGACATGATCGAGCGGGACCAGAGCCGCGTGAGCGAGCTGCCGGACCTGGTCCAACACAAGCTGGACGAGCTGCTGGAGCCCATCATGATCCCCGAGCCGAA GATTCGCTCCGTGTCGCCACATTTCGACGACCTCCACAACAGCACGGCCTCCACCATCAACTTCGTCATCTCTCAGGTGGCGAGTGGTGACATCAGCACCAGCATCCAGGCGCTGGCTCAG ATCGACGAGGTCCTGCGACAGGAGGACAAGGCGGACGTCATGTCGGGACACATCGACCAGCTGCTCATCGCCACCATCATGCAGCTGAGGCTCATCAACAGCAGGTACCTGGCTCACGACCGCGTGGACAAGAGGGACGTCATCAAACTGTACAGCTGCATCATCGGGAACATGCTGTCT CTCTTCTCCGTGGAGCCTCTGGCCAAGGAGGCGTCGGTGGGCGTCCTGAAGGACCTGATGCACGGCCTGATCACGCTGATGCTGGACAGCAGGGTGGAGGACGTGGAGGATGGGACGCAGGTCATCCGGTCGGTCAACCTGCTGGTGATCCGAGTCCTGGAACACTCGGACCAGACCAACATGATCAG cgctCTGCTCGAGCTGCTGCAGGACACTCTGATCTCCACCGTGGTGTCCTCCACCTTCTCCGAGCTCATCATGAAG TGTCTGTGGAGGATGATCCGCCTCCTCCCAGAAACCATCAACAGCATCAACCTGGACCGGATCCTGCTGGACGTCCACAACTTCATGAAGGTTTTCCCCAAAGAgaaactgaagcagctgaagaccGACGTCCCTCACCGGACCCTGAAGACGCTGTTACACACTCTGTGCAAGCTGACCGGAGCCAAG ATCCTGGATCACCTGTCAATGATCGAGAACAGGAACGAGTCCGAGCTGGAGCCCTACCTGAGGCGGGTCGTCAAACAGTACGGGAACCTGTCGGGGTCCAAGAGCGACCGGGGCAACGAGAAGGGCGGCCTGCGCACG GACGATCACATGTCAAAGGCGAAGGTCAGCGACGTTCTGTCTGAGATCTTTAAGAAGATCGGCTCCAAAGAGAACACTAAAGAG GGTCTGATGGAGCTCTACGAGTACAAACAGAAGTATTCTGACGCAGATCTGGAGCCGTTCCTCAAAAACACCTCGCAGTTCTTCCAGAGCTACGTGGAGCGAGGCCTCCGCATGATCGAGTCTGAGAGGGAGGGCAAAACCCGGATCCAGAGCTCCTCAG tgatCCCGCAGCACGGCGTGGACTCCAGTCTGAGCAGCAACAACGACGAGCTGAAACCGGCCGTTTACTACGAGAGGCTGAAGATCCTCCGACAGAGGCAGGGCCTGGAGAACACGTCCAGG CAGCAGGGCGTCGGCGGGAACGAGGACGAGCCTCCTCAGCGCCCGGCCATCTCCTCGCTGCTGTCCTCCAAGCCGCCGGTGGCGTCGTCCACGGACATGCTCCACAGCAAGCTGTCGCAGCTCAAAGAGTCCCGCGAGCTCTACCAGCAGGAGCACAACGCGCACGCCAACTCCCCGACCCACGGCCGCTCCGCCCCCGCCAACCTGGACGACCTGAAGAAACGTCTGGAGCGGATAAAGAGCAACCGGcagtga